The DNA sequence TTGGAAGTTTACAAAATCTTGTTCCACCCCTTCAAATGTCCTCCTATTTCGCTCTTTCCAAATAACCCATATGATAGCTAGGGGGGCAACACTCCATACCCTTGGACTTCTCTTTCCCCTCATGTGAGTCCAACTATGCACCGCCTCTTTCACTGTGCCTGACATCACCCGTTGCACCCTAAACAAATTAATGACCAACCTCCACAAACAATTAGCCACTTGACAATTGCGGTAAAAGATGATCTACATCTTCACCCGAGTATTTTGCACATGAAGCACCAACTAACATAGGTGATCCTCCTCTTTCTCAGATTTTCCGTTGTCAAAATCACTCCCCTTGTCGCCAACCACACAAAGAAACACACCTTTCTCGAAGCTTTGGGGATTCAAATAGAGCAATGAGGGAAATTTCGTTCCTCTCACTAATAACCTCTTATAGTACGATTTAACAGTGAATCTACTCTCCCGCCATCTCCATACATCCGGTGTATTGTTTGGTCTGTCCAACCCATACAAAATCTCAACCAAACTGTGAAATTCTTCCATCTCCCAATCTTGTAGGTTCCTCCTGAATATCAAATCCCAACGAACTACCTCTTCACGAGACCTACAAATTTGTTGGATCGTCATCTCTCTCTGGCAAGATACACTATATATAGTTAGGAAAAACTTCCCTCAACTCGTTCTTCCCGCCCCATTATGATGGAACTTAATTTGGTTAATCTAGTAAGTTATTTAGAAAACTGCTTTAAGTTTCTGCACTTTATCTTGTTCCTGAACTCTTCGTAGGAGGATAGATCTACCTTTTGTTTAGCATATTCCACTTGGTTATCTTTAGAAGTCATCTACTCGCTCATATTAACTTTCAGATGACATTACTTTAACCTTCTTTAATTTCTTTCAAAATGTGGCAATCTTTCTGGTACAAATGTTTGGCATGTATGCTGATAGTAGTAACTGGTATTTGAGATATTCTCTGTTGATTATATTGCAGGCAAAAGGGCTGGTGTCTGAATACCAACCAAAATATAACAGTGCGAGGGCTGTATACAGAGAAAGGAAGAAGTACATTGATGAAATTGATTGGAATATGCTAGCGATTCCACCTTCCGGCACTTCCAAGGCAATTCCTTAAGTATCTTTGATAACTTTTAAATTACAGTTGAATCAGGCCAATTAGATAGCACATTTCACCACCCCATTTTGTGGGCATGTTCAACATCTTCATGTGTGTGAGATAGATGTTTAATGGAAATGTGTTATACTCACCTCAACTAGTTTCTTGTGGAGACTCTCATGTAATCTAAAAGTGATGACATAAAAGTTTTACAGGATAGTTCTGTGTCTCTCAAGTTGCACTTATACTTCTGCATGTTTTCTTACAGCAATCATTTTTCATGTGTCTGCAGGAGGAAATGCAATGGATGGCATGGAAAAGACTTCTAGCATTTGAGAAGTAAGGGACGGTCCTGTAACATCAGTCGGTCAGCTAGATTGTGATTTTGGTCTCATGGCTAGTTAAAAGACATTTAGTTTAGTCGAAATTAGTTATTTCCTCTCTGATTGTTTTTTTAGTCCCTAACATAAGACATAAGTCTGTAATTTCTTTTGCTTATTGATACTTCACTTGCTAATGCTTTAACCATGTAACTTGGAGTTATAACAGAGGCCCATATAAATTTTGTGTAGTTCCTTATTCCCGAATGTTCACATTAGCAACTGCTGAATTCACCTATTATACTTCTTTCTATTCTGGAACTAATGTACTTGTTTGGCGTGAAGACCTACCTGATTTCCAACTGTATAGATACTTCTAATATTTTGTTATAAAAGCAAGAGTTTATACTTTTCACACATGTTGCTGCCTTGTTACTCTCCTTTTCCTTTTTAAAAGTCAGTTCTTATCATGGATTCTTTTCTTTTGAAAGTAAAATCGAAGATAGTCTCATCTAATTATTCTGGTCTTCATGTCAGAGCAAACCCTCAGAGGATAGACAGTGCTTCTGCTAATAAAAGAATTGTGTTCACATATGAGCAGGTATAGGAGACATAAACGTTAAAATATCGTTGTCTCTTTACTTAGATTTTCATTCTTTCCTTTTATCTGGCCAATGGCAATGTAGAGTTTTATGTGTGTGTGTTCTATTCTTCTATGACTTATATAGTATCTTAAAGTACTTGCCTTTTTGATATGTGCTTTTAATAAAAAATTGAGAGACCTTTTGCTTAGCAACTGTACCTCACTTTCATTCAGCAAATCTCTTCCTATTGGACGGGAAGCTCAATACTTGCAACCTGAGGGTTCCTAGCTGGCTAGCTGTGAATTTCTTCTTAACTTTTTTGATACACGGTGTCTATGTGGTCGTGCACACATATATTTAAAATGACATAAGCACCTGACAAGAAGATCTGTAAAAACTTGTGGCTACTATGCGGTCGTACACACATATCTTTAGTAGTGACATAAGCACCTGACAAATGGATCTGTAAAGATTTGGAGTGGTAGTTGCACAACCTTGTAAACATTTGTTACCTATCAAAATAAATCATCTAAACATTAATTGTTAGAGTGCTTTTTTAAATAAACTTCTAAAAGTTCAGAGTTTCTTCTTTGGATTAATCTAAAAGTTTTCTTATGTATCTTTACTTGCATCCATGAATTAGATAATCGGCTCCCGAATGTTCCCTAGGGTCTATCACCACCATTGAGTAGAAAAGCTCTGAGTACGTTTACTTTATTTGCAAAATTACAAGTTTGAAATCGCCTTGATCTGCTGAAGCAAGATAAAGAATCATAACTATCATTAGCTCTGAGACAAAGGATTACCTTGATATCGGCGGAGTCTTAATAAATTGTTGGTTCTGCATTCATGCACAGTTTCATTGGAGCTGCTTTAGTTTGTTTAAGGACTACTTTGTACTTCATAACTATGCCATCACATTAGTTTTATTTAGTTCTTTCTAGAATGGTGATTAGCCTCATTAAAAACTTGTTTTTTTTGGAGTCCTTTAACCGGATTAAAGACTTGTATTCAGTGCAGTGATAAGCGAATCAGAGAACTGCAAGTTTTAGATAACTCCTAAATTTGCTGTAAAAGTCAAATTATTTTGTATTGGAATGAAATGGACCTCTGAATAGAGCGTAATGGATACATAAGATTTTCATACAGTCAACCCCAATAAATATAACATTGAGGTATAGTTGATTGAAAcatatgatattcttgttgtTTTTTCTTATTGAGGTGGTTTTGGGTATTTGGTTGCTATTAGCCTATGTTTGATTTCTATGTTCAAACCAGATTTACTGATCTGGATGTTCTATGACAGTGCCTCATGCATTTGTATCATTATCCTGACATATGGTATGAATATGCCACATGGCATGCAAAAGCTGGTTCAATAGACTCTGCTATCAAGGTTTTCCAGCGAGCTCTTAAAGCTCTTCCaggtatttttcttttttcttttcatgcTTGATGACAAGATGATACTTGTCTtttctttttgatgttattttcctCTGATTTTAGATAATTCTTTGCCTCTTATGCTTAGACTCCGAAATGCTCAGATATGCTTATGCTGAACTTGAGGAATCACGTGGAGCCATTCAGGTAAATATGCATCCATTTACTTTCCCTCAATATACAGTTTTTCGTATTTCAATTTTCCTATGCTGCACGTTCTGGTGCAGGCTGCTAAAAAAGTATATGAAAATCTTCTGGGGGATGGATCCAATGCCTCAGCACTGTCACATATCCAAGTAAGACCACGAATCTCATATGAGAATCATATGCATATTTACTTCTTTctctttgagatgaaaatttacTATCTTTGGTTCTCATAAAGATGAATGCAATCATATTCATTATAAACATGATTGAGAAAGTAAGTCCTTGAAGTTGAGTTCTTTTCTTATGCTTTTAACACCAAAAACGTGGGAAGTAATGATTTGTACGTAATGTTTAAATGCTCAGCAGGCACCATACTATTCTGCATCTGGATAATTCGCTGGTCTCTGGCACTCTGCTATCGTTATCATCTATGATCGTAATCCTGGTCTTTATAGCTCTTATAATTGTTagtttaccccccccccccccccaaaaaaaaaaaaaaaagaagctctTCTAGTTGTTAGTCTTCGTGCTAGCCATTTACTTCTAGTAGAAAAAGTTAAAAGACTAGAACACGTATAAATTCTCAACGAACAATCATTTTGCAAAGTAGAATTCTCCTATGTATCAATCAGTATATACTCTTAGATGAGCTACTGAACTTATCAAGCTTAATAAACTGAGAAATAAGGAACATTAAAAGTCATTCCATCTTGGTTGAACTAAACTGAATAGAAGGACAATATTTCTCTTCAGAGCTATTTCAGGCTGGGTAAACCAAAGCATCTTCTCCCTTGCTCCTTTGAAGAAACAGAAGGCAAGATGGAGCTCAAAACATGGAATGCATGGTTTAGCTAAAACAATAGTACAAGAGAGTTGCACTTGGAGAGTACAACTGTAATAGCCCACGGCTGGTGGTTGAGCTCGAAAGGGGGTTCGCGCTGTAACTTGCCTTAGGCAAATCCCACATAGGAACGAGGAGGGGAAGTTAGGGGCCATATGAGGGTGAGTGTAACAGCCTGACGATCACTAGCGGTTGAACTTCAAAGGGGGTTCGCAGCAAACTTGCCATGGAAAGTTCCACATCGGAATGGGAGGGGAAAGTTAGGAACCATATGAGTGCGAGTCTAGATACAATTGAAGCGCTTTTTGGGTTAAAGCCCAAGGGGACAAATCGTGATGCTTAGAATCCTTGAGGTGGCCCAGAGAGTTTGGGCCTAAGGGAACAATACCTTGGCAGTTGACCCTGGACGTGACAACATCTTTGTGATGGATCAATAATATGTTTACCTTATATGTGGATTATGTTCATGGGACGTGGGAGTAACAAAGCAATTCGCGTTGTAGCTTCTATGATAATTAGATAGGACGATTTTCTGTTTGATCACTCAAATGTTCGACTAAGATAGTAGTTTTTTTAGATTATGAGCAATTTTTCTACGAGTAAATTTTATAATATTTCAGAAGAAATTATTTTGTTTGGAAATAAGTTCAAAAGTTAAGTGCAAGAAATTCTTTTTGGACTATTTTAAAATTACGTTGAAGAAATTAGGTCATATTTAAGAAAAAGTTGTTAATAAATCCTTACACAACATAGTTATTACTTGAATTGATTAACTTACATCCCAATTAGTAGCTAACATGTCAGTAGACAGTGTATCAATTTGCAACTCGCTTATGGACTAGCATTGAAGTTCATTTAATTGTTCTATTCCTTGATGCTGCAGTTTATAAGGTTTTTAAGAAGAAGTGAAGGAGTTGAAGCAGCTCGCAAATACTTTCTTGATGCACGGAAATCTCCAAATTGCACTTACCATGTCTATGTAGCTCACGCGATGATGGCTTTTTGTCTTGACAAGGATGCAAAGGTGATTAGGACTATCTTAATTTCAAATGTTCCAAGCATGGGATAGGTGCATGGAACTTGATAGGGAATTCTGTATCTAGAGAATATGTCTGGAATTCTAAAGCTATCGCCCACAAATTCGTGTATTATAATTTCATTATCTGTTGGATCGTACatgttgaatttttgatattttaaaCCAAATTACGCAATCCTAactctttcatttcaaatttaatTGGTCTATGATATGCATTTATTTTTGTATATGCATTTAGATGATATGCATTTATTTTTGTGCATTCATGCAGATGGCGCACAATGTTTTTGAAGCAGGGTTGAAACGCTTTATGCATGAGCCTGGATACATCCTTGAGTGAGTCTCCTTTTCTTCTAAATAATAAATGCTATTGTGGAGGAGTGATTGCATGATGTTCCCGTGAAATCAGGAAATTAGGATTTCTGTCGTAAAAGTTTTGCCATCATTTTGAGAAGAGGTAAAGGTTAAATTAGTGATAGCCCTTATTTAAAAAAATGCTATCAAACGTTTTTCTTAATGGTGTGCCAAAACATTAAACGACCTTCAAAAAACCGGAGGGAGTAGTTTTAAAACATGCAACACAGGTATTGGTGACATTCTGCCTGGGAACAAGTAGCAAGGTTTGCTTTCTGTTCTGCTCTGAGCGCAAATAACCATGAGCTAATTAAATTTTGCAGGTATGCAGATTTCCTTTATCGTTTGAATGACGATAGAAACATCAGAGCATTATTTGAACGTGCATTGAGCTCACTCCCCCCAGAGGAATCTGTTGAGgttttttttctattattttcttaaTTGTCCGATATTGCAGTTTTTGCTTGTTTTCAGAGTGTCTTTGGACGAGTAATGCCGGTTTAGAAATTGTACAATTCTTCCCTTTATGTGTGCTCATTGATGTGATTCGTTGGTTTTACTTACTTTTAAGTGGATGAGCCTGAGTTCATCTCTCGTATGTTTGGTGATTTCTTTCTGCTAATGATTCAAAAGATGTGGAAGGTCACATTCTAAGTATCCTTTGTGTTTTTACTGTACATAGCTCATATATTTCACTGGGATTTCCTTGTCTTATCTGCCTGATAGCATGTACTGATGTAGCAGTGTTCAAATGTTAGTGTAGAGGTTGTACTGCTCCAAAATTAAGACGCAGATCGCTAAGTGCTTCTCAGCATTTTTGTATTCCGGACTAATTTTCTTCCCTCTATTGGTGTAATATATCCAGTCAAGAACTCCAATAATATAAGCTAGGTGTCATTATGCTGATGTGAGACTGTTAGCTCTGGTTCTTAGGCTTGTTGGAGTCTTTTTGATCATGTGGTGTCAGGACTCCTAAAGTGGGAAAGCTGGAAATTCTAATTTAAATATCTTGTACACGACCACTCTTCTCTGTTTTCAAAATCTAACATTCTTGTGACCGCTCTTGCTTAAATGACATCGTACTGAAATAATATACCTATTCTTTATGTAGGTTTGGAAAAAATTCACTCAATTTGAGCAAACGTATGGAGATCTTGCCAGCATGTTGAAGGTAAATTTATGTAACATACAGAAAATTTGATGCAATACAttctcttggtttttcttttgaACTTTGTGGATTATTTTCTAGTGCAAATACAAATTAAACTAGTTTGGTTTGAACTATTGGTATGTCCAGGTGGCAAATCCTCTAGATCGTATTCCTTTTTGCATTTAACAAGTATTGGTATCCACCAACATAAGAACTCTAACTACTTGATTACTTTCTTTGACCATTAAAGAAATATGCTAATGAAATGAACTTAGGATCAGTTTCAGTCAATCTGTTCAGCTAAACACCGGCAGGGAAGTTATATTCAGAATATCCCTCTTTGGAAGGCATATCATTACATACAGTTATTACATCTGCGTTCACCCTATTGCTTGTATTGGCAGGTTGAGCAGAGAAGGAAAGAAGCTCTTTTCAGAACAGGTGATGATGGAACATCAGAGTTAGAGAGTTCGTTACAAGATGTTGTATCACGCTACAGTTTCATGGATCTGTGGCCTTGCTCTTCAAATGACTTGGATCATTTAGCACGCCAAGAGGTTGTCAGCATatgtttttgtgtgtgtgtgtgtcacaCAGTTTTTGATCTAGCAAGCAGAAGAGTCTGATATTCAGTTATTGTTACAAGGGCACTATTATCATTTTTCAAACGTTATCTTAACTTGCACTTTTTGCCTATTTGCAATTTTACCCTCCTTTCAGTGGCTCGCGAGGAACATCAACAAAAAAACTGACAAACCTACTCTTGGTATTGAGGCAGGTTCTGCAGGTATCATTGTTTGGTTGATTTAATACAGAATTAAACTCATGTTTTGAATTGTGACTATCTAACTCCTGGTCTCTTGATCTTAGATAAGATTTCTTCTGGTGTTTCGTCCAACACAAATCCCCTTGCCAAGGTTGTGTATCCAGATACTTCAAAAATGACAATTTATGACCCAAGGCAAATGTCAGG is a window from the Nicotiana tomentosiformis chromosome 10, ASM39032v3, whole genome shotgun sequence genome containing:
- the LOC104114179 gene encoding cleavage stimulation factor subunit 77 isoform X3, coding for MTRGGMRVKKRQERLLISCLTMLAQTTQEESQRMTSVRKAYQRAIVTPTHHVEQLWRDYENFENSISRALAKGLVSEYQPKYNSARAVYRERKKYIDEIDWNMLAIPPSGTSKEEMQWMAWKRLLAFEKANPQRIDSASANKRIVFTYEQCLMHLYHYPDIWYEYATWHAKAGSIDSAIKVFQRALKALPDSEMLRYAYAELEESRGAIQAAKKVYENLLGDGSNASALSHIQFIRFLRRSEGVEAARKYFLDARKSPNCTYHVYVAHAMMAFCLDKDAKMAHNVFEAGLKRFMHEPGYILEYADFLYRLNDDRNIRALFERALSSLPPEESVEVWKKFTQFEQTYGDLASMLKVEQRRKEALFRTGDDGTSELESSLQDVVSRYSFMDLWPCSSNDLDHLARQEWLARNINKKTDKPTLGIEAGSADKISSGVSSNTNPLAKVVYPDTSKMTIYDPRQMSGPAALAVPSASGTLPYSGTPFSSGGPPNALNDILKSLPPAFAAFMTNLPAVEGPTPDADFVISVCLQSNIPLATGKSGTASLPLQSGPAPCTSDISDSSKFRSRDRQPGKRKDMDRQEDDESSTVQSQPLPRDVFKIRQLQKTRVASSSRVTSSYTGSASYGSALSGDLSGSTG
- the LOC104114179 gene encoding cleavage stimulation factor subunit 77 isoform X2, which encodes MTEKYNVEAAEILANEALRLPISEAVPIYEQLLSTFPTAAKYWKQYVEAHMTVNNDDATKQIFSRCLLNCLQIPLWRCYICFIRKVNDKRGNEGQEETRKAFDFMLNYVDIASGPVWMEYIAFLRSSPAQTTQEESQRMTSVRKAYQRAIVTPTHHVEQLWRDYENFENSISRALAKGLVSEYQPKYNSARAVYRERKKYIDEIDWNMLAIPPSGTSKEEMQWMAWKRLLAFEKANPQRIDSASANKRIVFTYEQCLMHLYHYPDIWYEYATWHAKAGSIDSAIKVFQRALKALPDSEMLRYAYAELEESRGAIQAAKKVYENLLGDGSNASALSHIQFIRFLRRSEGVEAARKYFLDARKSPNCTYHVYVAHAMMAFCLDKDAKMAHNVFEAGLKRFMHEPGYILEYADFLYRLNDDRNIRALFERALSSLPPEESVEVWKKFTQFEQTYGDLASMLKVEQRRKEALFRTGDDGTSELESSLQDVVSRYSFMDLWPCSSNDLDHLARQEWLARNINKKTDKPTLGIEAGSADKISSGVSSNTNPLAKVVYPDTSKMTIYDPRQMSGPAALAVPSASGTLPYSGTPFSSGGPPNALNDILKSLPPAFAAFMTNLPAVEGPTPDADFVISVCLQSNIPLATGKSGTASLPLQSGPAPCTSDISDSSKFRSRDRQPGKRKDMDRQEDDESSTVQSQPLPRDVFKIRQLQKTRVASSSRVTSSYTGSASYGSALSGDLSGSTG
- the LOC104114179 gene encoding cleavage stimulation factor subunit 77 isoform X1, producing MTEKYNVEAAEILANEALRLPISEAVPIYEQLLSTFPTAAKYWKQYVEAHMTVNNDDATKQIFSRCLLNCLQIPLWRCYICFIRKVNDKRGNEGQEETRKAFDFMLNYVGADIASGPVWMEYIAFLRSSPAQTTQEESQRMTSVRKAYQRAIVTPTHHVEQLWRDYENFENSISRALAKGLVSEYQPKYNSARAVYRERKKYIDEIDWNMLAIPPSGTSKEEMQWMAWKRLLAFEKANPQRIDSASANKRIVFTYEQCLMHLYHYPDIWYEYATWHAKAGSIDSAIKVFQRALKALPDSEMLRYAYAELEESRGAIQAAKKVYENLLGDGSNASALSHIQFIRFLRRSEGVEAARKYFLDARKSPNCTYHVYVAHAMMAFCLDKDAKMAHNVFEAGLKRFMHEPGYILEYADFLYRLNDDRNIRALFERALSSLPPEESVEVWKKFTQFEQTYGDLASMLKVEQRRKEALFRTGDDGTSELESSLQDVVSRYSFMDLWPCSSNDLDHLARQEWLARNINKKTDKPTLGIEAGSADKISSGVSSNTNPLAKVVYPDTSKMTIYDPRQMSGPAALAVPSASGTLPYSGTPFSSGGPPNALNDILKSLPPAFAAFMTNLPAVEGPTPDADFVISVCLQSNIPLATGKSGTASLPLQSGPAPCTSDISDSSKFRSRDRQPGKRKDMDRQEDDESSTVQSQPLPRDVFKIRQLQKTRVASSSRVTSSYTGSASYGSALSGDLSGSTG
- the LOC104114179 gene encoding cleavage stimulation factor subunit 77 isoform X4 → MTSVRKAYQRAIVTPTHHVEQLWRDYENFENSISRALAKGLVSEYQPKYNSARAVYRERKKYIDEIDWNMLAIPPSGTSKEEMQWMAWKRLLAFEKANPQRIDSASANKRIVFTYEQCLMHLYHYPDIWYEYATWHAKAGSIDSAIKVFQRALKALPDSEMLRYAYAELEESRGAIQAAKKVYENLLGDGSNASALSHIQFIRFLRRSEGVEAARKYFLDARKSPNCTYHVYVAHAMMAFCLDKDAKMAHNVFEAGLKRFMHEPGYILEYADFLYRLNDDRNIRALFERALSSLPPEESVEVWKKFTQFEQTYGDLASMLKVEQRRKEALFRTGDDGTSELESSLQDVVSRYSFMDLWPCSSNDLDHLARQEWLARNINKKTDKPTLGIEAGSADKISSGVSSNTNPLAKVVYPDTSKMTIYDPRQMSGPAALAVPSASGTLPYSGTPFSSGGPPNALNDILKSLPPAFAAFMTNLPAVEGPTPDADFVISVCLQSNIPLATGKSGTASLPLQSGPAPCTSDISDSSKFRSRDRQPGKRKDMDRQEDDESSTVQSQPLPRDVFKIRQLQKTRVASSSRVTSSYTGSASYGSALSGDLSGSTG